Proteins encoded together in one Streptomyces umbrinus window:
- a CDS encoding GNAT family N-acetyltransferase yields the protein MSDHHDQPVVRRARREDLPALVASSTALFAEDAGTRDATVDINWPLAQGAERFAKGIDDPARLSLVAEHGGEVVGHLVGTVAEGSAMRPVKLATLHSLYVRPPHRGTRTGAGLVAAFLDWAREQGAQLAEVTAYAANADAIRFYERNGFGPHTLTLGQSL from the coding sequence ATGAGTGACCACCACGACCAGCCAGTCGTCCGCCGGGCCCGCCGCGAGGACCTCCCGGCGCTCGTCGCCTCCAGCACCGCCCTGTTCGCCGAGGACGCGGGCACCCGGGACGCGACCGTCGACATCAACTGGCCTCTCGCGCAAGGTGCGGAGAGATTCGCCAAGGGCATCGACGATCCGGCCCGGCTGTCGCTCGTGGCCGAGCACGGCGGGGAGGTCGTAGGTCACCTCGTGGGCACCGTCGCGGAGGGCTCGGCCATGCGCCCGGTGAAGCTCGCCACCCTGCACAGCCTGTACGTGCGCCCGCCCCACCGCGGCACCCGGACGGGAGCGGGGCTCGTGGCGGCCTTCCTCGACTGGGCGCGGGAACAGGGCGCCCAGCTCGCGGAGGTGACGGCGTACGCGGCCAACGCGGACGCGATCCGGTTCTACGAGCGCAACGGTTTCGGACCGCACACGCTCACCCTGGGCCAGTCGCTGTGA
- a CDS encoding DUF1304 domain-containing protein yields MQTLANVLVGLVAALHAYILVLEMFLWEKKPGRGLHGFDPEMAKATAALAANQGLYNGFLAAGLVWGLIADDPTGFRVQVFFLACVIVAGVYGTVTANRRILFAQALPGALALAAVLVAR; encoded by the coding sequence ATGCAGACACTCGCGAACGTCCTGGTCGGCCTTGTCGCCGCCCTCCACGCGTACATCCTGGTTCTGGAGATGTTCCTGTGGGAGAAGAAGCCGGGGCGCGGGCTGCACGGATTCGACCCCGAGATGGCGAAGGCCACCGCCGCCCTCGCAGCCAACCAGGGGCTCTACAACGGCTTTCTCGCGGCCGGCCTCGTCTGGGGACTCATCGCCGACGACCCCACGGGCTTCCGCGTACAGGTCTTCTTCCTGGCGTGCGTGATCGTCGCGGGTGTGTACGGCACGGTCACCGCGAACCGCCGCATCCTGTTCGCGCAGGCCCTGCCCGGCGCGCTCGCCCTGGCCGCCGTCCTCGTCGCCCGGTGA
- a CDS encoding TetR/AcrR family transcriptional regulator — MTSDPRAERTRAKLRRALLDECARRPLAEVSVAALVRAAGVGRATFYLHYADMEALAVDACADVVRDAVDALHAWRGRPDPRTAPDALLTFFAGLPPHAPLYRALLSPGGGGPLGRVLHRDLRARSLAERELVGAPEAPLVASAVAATFAGVLADWLHGLVEATPEEIAHKVWRLLVALHASR; from the coding sequence GTGACCTCCGACCCCAGGGCCGAGCGCACCCGGGCCAAGCTGCGCCGGGCCCTCCTCGACGAGTGCGCCCGACGGCCGCTCGCGGAGGTCAGCGTCGCCGCACTGGTGCGCGCGGCCGGGGTCGGCCGGGCCACGTTCTATCTGCACTACGCCGACATGGAGGCGCTGGCCGTCGACGCCTGCGCCGATGTCGTACGGGACGCCGTGGACGCCCTGCACGCCTGGCGGGGCAGGCCCGACCCCAGGACCGCACCGGACGCCCTGCTCACCTTCTTCGCGGGCCTGCCCCCTCATGCCCCGCTCTACCGCGCCCTGTTGAGCCCGGGCGGCGGCGGACCGCTGGGCCGCGTCCTGCACCGGGACCTGCGGGCCCGCAGCCTCGCCGAGCGTGAACTCGTCGGCGCGCCGGAGGCGCCGCTCGTCGCCTCCGCCGTCGCCGCGACCTTCGCGGGCGTTCTGGCCGACTGGCTGCACGGGCTCGTCGAAGCCACTCCCGAGGAGATCGCCCACAAAGTGTGGCGGCTGCTCGTGGCCCTGCACGCGAGCCGGTAG
- a CDS encoding MFS transporter — MGRTRLFALFSLLTLTGFITTLDNTVINVALPTVQRELSLTVPDLEWVAASYVLSFGALLLPGGRLTDLFGRRSVLAAGILVFTAASAAAALADSGGMLIAARTVQGVGAAMVIPASLAVIAVDLPARLRATAVGLWTAALAVALALGPVVGGFVTQRWGWGWVFALNVPFGLIALLLMPAVPGRSAPRRGGLDLPGVLLSVLALYLLTYGLVRGQEHGFGTAPVPLCLGVSAVAACVFVVVEARTARPLVELRLLRDRFLTGGIAAQVLWGIGVNGVFFFTALYLQRVLGFSPTGAGLAFLPLAGALLLGTPVAERAARALGAHVSIAGGLCLVAVGLLYVSGAGARAGFWDLQPGLLLIGWGSAFTTPLTVRCLAQVPETGMGMATGLVSAAREVSGVFGVVLVGVVLTRRESSELRSGTDPRDAFLEGYDLGLRLAACCVLAGAFVTLVTLRRRGRHRRVVARSRSRIPLVMK; from the coding sequence GTGGGACGTACACGGCTGTTCGCGCTGTTCTCCCTGCTCACACTGACCGGGTTCATCACGACGCTCGACAACACGGTCATCAATGTGGCCCTGCCGACCGTGCAGCGCGAACTGAGTCTGACGGTGCCGGACCTGGAGTGGGTGGCCGCCAGCTATGTGCTCAGTTTCGGCGCGCTGCTGCTGCCCGGCGGGCGGCTGACCGATCTGTTCGGACGCAGATCCGTGCTGGCGGCCGGGATCCTGGTCTTCACGGCGGCGTCGGCGGCGGCCGCCCTCGCGGACAGCGGGGGCATGTTGATCGCAGCCCGTACGGTGCAGGGGGTCGGGGCCGCGATGGTCATCCCGGCCTCGCTCGCCGTCATCGCGGTCGATCTGCCCGCGCGGCTGCGCGCGACGGCCGTGGGCCTGTGGACCGCGGCGCTGGCCGTGGCGCTGGCGCTGGGACCCGTGGTGGGCGGCTTCGTCACCCAACGGTGGGGCTGGGGCTGGGTGTTCGCGCTCAACGTCCCGTTCGGGCTGATCGCGCTGCTGCTGATGCCGGCCGTACCCGGCCGGTCCGCGCCTCGGCGAGGTGGTCTCGATCTGCCCGGTGTGCTGCTGTCCGTGCTCGCGCTCTATCTGCTCACCTACGGTCTCGTGCGCGGGCAGGAGCACGGGTTCGGCACCGCGCCCGTACCGCTGTGCCTGGGCGTTTCGGCGGTCGCCGCCTGTGTGTTCGTCGTCGTGGAGGCGCGGACCGCGCGCCCGCTCGTCGAACTGCGGCTCCTGCGCGACCGGTTCCTCACCGGTGGGATCGCCGCGCAGGTGCTGTGGGGCATCGGCGTCAACGGGGTGTTCTTCTTCACGGCCCTCTATCTCCAGCGGGTGCTCGGCTTCTCGCCGACGGGGGCGGGGCTGGCGTTTCTGCCGCTGGCGGGTGCGCTGCTGCTGGGGACGCCGGTGGCCGAGCGGGCGGCCCGCGCACTGGGCGCGCATGTCTCGATCGCGGGTGGCCTCTGCCTGGTGGCGGTCGGTCTGCTGTACGTCTCGGGCGCGGGTGCGCGGGCCGGCTTCTGGGATCTGCAGCCGGGGCTGCTCCTGATCGGCTGGGGTTCCGCGTTCACCACTCCCCTGACCGTGCGCTGTCTCGCGCAGGTTCCGGAGACGGGGATGGGAATGGCGACCGGTCTGGTGAGCGCGGCCCGCGAGGTCTCCGGTGTGTTCGGGGTGGTCCTGGTGGGCGTGGTGCTCACCCGGCGTGAAAGCTCCGAGCTGCGTTCCGGCACCGATCCGCGCGACGCGTTCCTGGAGGGCTACGACCTCGGGCTCCGGCTCGCGGCGTGCTGCGTACTCGCGGGTGCGTTCGTGACGCTGGTGACGCTGCGCCGTCGTGGGCGTCATCGGCGGGTGGTGGCGCGGAGCAGAAGCAGGATTCCCCTTGTCATGAAGTGA
- a CDS encoding PucR family transcriptional regulator, producing the protein MTGFRMLEKIEATNATARAEEAQGPFKAFPSGLHDHLRPFFDDITEEVVRAIRTEIPEYARPTDDTYMQVVHQGVEHALQGFLERMAKPDTDWQPVTATYQRIGRGEADEGRSLDAFQSALRLGARVTWRRINALVDADLLPRHVLAAFGEALFLHLDEMAAATTAGYTEARLHAAGELQQRRSRLIDLLIVDPPASVAAITDLAHTAQWPVPRSLAVVVIDHGAQAGASQPPIVPPEFLARFDVRPAVLVVPDPEGPGRARAVAGALQGLRAVMGPSVALQEGARSLRWAAEALDLARRGVLPDTQMVRCRDHLATLMLFRDEALVEAMADRHLRPLDTIRLPQRERLAETLLSWLECGHNASEVAARLAVHPQTVRYRMRQLDELFGDRLHDPTTQFEMQLALRALKLRRAARAR; encoded by the coding sequence GTGACCGGATTCCGCATGCTGGAGAAGATCGAGGCCACGAACGCCACGGCGAGGGCCGAGGAGGCCCAGGGCCCGTTCAAGGCGTTCCCTTCGGGTCTGCACGACCATCTCAGACCGTTCTTCGACGACATCACCGAAGAGGTCGTACGGGCGATCAGAACCGAGATCCCGGAGTACGCGCGGCCGACGGACGACACGTACATGCAGGTCGTGCATCAGGGCGTGGAGCATGCGCTGCAGGGGTTCCTGGAGCGGATGGCGAAGCCGGACACCGACTGGCAGCCGGTGACGGCGACGTATCAGCGCATCGGCCGGGGCGAGGCGGACGAGGGACGCAGTCTCGACGCGTTCCAGTCGGCGCTGCGGCTCGGCGCGCGGGTGACATGGCGCCGGATCAACGCGCTGGTCGACGCCGATCTGCTGCCGCGTCATGTGCTGGCCGCGTTCGGGGAGGCGCTGTTCCTGCACCTGGACGAGATGGCGGCCGCGACGACGGCCGGGTACACCGAGGCGCGGCTGCACGCGGCCGGTGAACTGCAGCAGCGGCGTTCGCGGTTGATCGATCTGCTGATCGTGGACCCGCCCGCGTCGGTCGCGGCCATCACGGATCTCGCGCACACCGCGCAGTGGCCCGTGCCCCGCTCGCTGGCCGTGGTCGTCATCGATCACGGGGCGCAGGCCGGGGCGTCCCAACCGCCCATCGTGCCACCGGAGTTCCTGGCACGGTTCGACGTGCGCCCGGCCGTGCTGGTGGTGCCCGATCCGGAGGGCCCGGGCAGGGCGCGTGCCGTCGCCGGTGCGCTGCAGGGCCTACGGGCCGTCATGGGGCCGAGCGTCGCGCTCCAGGAGGGGGCGAGGTCGCTGCGGTGGGCGGCGGAGGCGCTCGATCTGGCCCGGCGGGGCGTGCTGCCGGACACGCAGATGGTGCGCTGCCGGGACCATCTGGCCACGCTGATGCTGTTCCGCGACGAGGCGCTGGTGGAGGCGATGGCCGACCGGCATCTGCGCCCCCTGGACACCATCCGGCTGCCTCAGCGCGAGCGCCTCGCGGAGACACTTCTCAGCTGGCTCGAGTGCGGCCACAACGCGAGCGAGGTGGCCGCCCGTCTCGCCGTCCATCCGCAGACGGTCCGCTATCGCATGCGTCAGCTCGACGAGTTGTTCGGCGACCGGCTGCACGACCCCACCACCCAGTTCGAGATGCAGTTGGCGCTGCGGGCGCTCAAGCTCCGGAGGGCGGCCCGGGCACGGTGA
- a CDS encoding fatty acyl-AMP ligase — protein sequence MTSVRPAAESASLTDHLRHWARHRPQQRAFSHVDFPDSAPTGVHRALGWRALDARARAVADRLVQIASPGERAALVLPQGLDYAAGFLGCLYARVIAVPLFGPQLPGHEGRLAAVLADCEPACLLSDSETARAMGEFIRERGLPEVPVVPVDQLPVQRGGFIDSGEPSGAAEPDDIAYLQYTSGSTRIPAGVMISHANVVANARQAIQAFIADPDAATTVGWLPLFHDMGLVLSIAAPVVGGFPSVLMDPSAFLQDPARWLRLLGSYEGTVSAAPNFAYDYCVARTDPGLVDELRLDRVRVLINGSEPVRAGTVDRFHATFAPAGLDPAAHCPAYGLAEATVFVTASSRDEPSSAVVCDAGALTEGRIEETSDEAGAVLVPCGTPVGQELRIVGRDGVVLPQGRVGEIQLRGPNIGLGYWKRAGLTAETFGFGAAEDWLRTGDLGALHEGRLLVTGRLKDVLIVDGRNHYPQDIEETVQTAVALIRRDHLAAFGVTRADDVGEDLVVVAEHRRDTDPTPKDSRNAERVVRAAISARHGLRLGSLRLVPPGSVPRTSSGKVSRAAARARFLDGGFGPR from the coding sequence ATGACCTCCGTCCGGCCCGCCGCCGAATCCGCCTCACTCACGGACCATCTGAGGCACTGGGCCAGACACCGTCCGCAGCAACGCGCCTTCAGCCACGTCGACTTCCCCGACAGCGCCCCCACCGGAGTGCACCGGGCCCTCGGATGGCGCGCCCTCGACGCCCGGGCCAGGGCCGTCGCCGACCGGCTCGTCCAGATCGCCTCCCCCGGCGAACGCGCCGCCCTCGTGCTTCCCCAGGGGCTCGACTACGCGGCGGGCTTCCTCGGCTGCCTGTACGCCCGCGTCATCGCCGTACCTCTCTTCGGTCCGCAACTCCCCGGCCACGAAGGGAGACTGGCGGCCGTGCTGGCCGACTGCGAACCGGCCTGTCTGCTCAGCGACTCCGAAACGGCCCGTGCGATGGGCGAGTTCATCCGCGAACGCGGCCTGCCGGAGGTTCCCGTCGTACCTGTGGACCAACTCCCCGTCCAGCGCGGTGGATTCATCGATTCGGGCGAACCGTCGGGCGCCGCCGAGCCGGACGACATCGCGTACCTCCAGTACACCTCCGGCTCCACCCGCATCCCGGCCGGCGTGATGATCAGCCACGCCAACGTCGTCGCCAACGCCCGCCAGGCCATCCAGGCGTTCATCGCCGACCCGGACGCCGCCACCACGGTCGGCTGGCTGCCCCTCTTCCACGACATGGGCCTCGTCCTCAGCATCGCCGCACCCGTCGTGGGCGGCTTCCCTTCCGTCCTCATGGACCCCTCCGCCTTCCTCCAGGACCCCGCCCGCTGGCTGCGCCTCCTCGGCTCGTACGAGGGCACCGTCAGCGCCGCCCCGAACTTCGCGTACGACTACTGCGTGGCCCGCACCGACCCGGGGCTCGTCGACGAACTCCGCCTGGACCGCGTACGGGTGCTCATCAACGGCAGCGAACCGGTGCGCGCCGGGACGGTGGACCGCTTCCACGCGACCTTCGCGCCCGCCGGGCTCGACCCGGCCGCGCACTGTCCGGCATACGGCCTGGCCGAGGCCACCGTGTTCGTGACCGCGAGCTCCCGGGACGAACCGTCCTCGGCCGTCGTCTGCGACGCCGGCGCGCTCACGGAAGGGCGGATCGAGGAGACGTCGGACGAGGCGGGGGCCGTCCTCGTCCCGTGCGGGACACCCGTCGGGCAGGAGCTGCGGATCGTCGGCCGGGACGGCGTCGTACTGCCGCAAGGGCGGGTCGGCGAGATCCAGTTGCGCGGCCCCAACATCGGCCTCGGCTACTGGAAGCGCGCCGGACTCACGGCCGAGACCTTCGGCTTCGGCGCGGCCGAGGACTGGCTGCGCACCGGCGACCTCGGCGCCCTGCACGAAGGGCGGCTTCTCGTCACCGGCCGCCTCAAGGACGTACTCATCGTGGACGGGCGCAACCACTACCCCCAGGACATCGAGGAGACCGTACAGACGGCAGTGGCCCTGATCCGCCGGGACCACCTCGCCGCGTTCGGAGTGACCCGGGCGGATGACGTGGGCGAGGACCTCGTCGTGGTCGCGGAACACCGGCGCGACACCGACCCGACGCCCAAGGACTCGCGGAACGCCGAACGCGTCGTGCGCGCCGCGATCTCCGCCCGCCACGGGCTGCGCCTCGGCTCACTGCGGCTCGTACCGCCGGGCTCCGTCCCCCGCACGAGCAGCGGCAAGGTGTCCCGCGCGGCAGCCCGGGCGCGCTTCCTCGACGGCGGGTTCGGGCCACGATGA